A part of Streptomyces sp. NBC_01451 genomic DNA contains:
- a CDS encoding enoyl-CoA hydratase family protein: MTVTRARGIVTLTLDAPATRNALSAHLVRDLADALTDCGKDPAVRAVVLTHTGNTFCAGADLKQPPDPAAFVGLLRQLLELPKPVVARVTGHVRAGGLGLLGACDLAIGGPETSFAFTEVRIGVAPAVISMPLLPRLDPRAAARHYLTGARFDAVEAARTGLLTEAADDVDAALEPVLDGLRRAAPGALAETKRLLTAKVLEIFDRDTAELTALSARLFASAEAREGMTAFLERRDPAWKL; this comes from the coding sequence GTGACCGTCACGCGCGCGCGTGGCATCGTCACGCTCACCCTGGACGCGCCCGCGACCCGCAACGCCCTGTCCGCGCACCTCGTACGGGACCTGGCGGACGCGCTCACGGACTGCGGCAAGGACCCGGCCGTACGCGCGGTCGTCCTCACGCACACCGGGAACACGTTCTGCGCGGGCGCCGACCTGAAGCAGCCGCCCGATCCGGCGGCCTTCGTCGGTCTGCTCCGGCAACTGCTGGAGCTGCCGAAACCGGTGGTCGCGAGGGTGACCGGCCACGTACGGGCGGGCGGCCTCGGTCTGCTGGGCGCGTGCGACCTCGCGATCGGCGGACCGGAGACGTCGTTCGCGTTCACGGAGGTACGGATCGGCGTGGCGCCCGCCGTCATCTCGATGCCGCTGCTGCCCCGCCTCGACCCGCGCGCCGCCGCCCGCCACTACCTCACCGGCGCCCGCTTCGACGCCGTGGAGGCGGCCCGTACCGGCCTGCTCACGGAGGCGGCCGACGACGTCGACGCCGCCCTGGAGCCGGTCCTCGACGGGCTGCGCAGGGCGGCGCCGGGCGCCCTGGCGGAGACGAAGCGGCTGCTCACGGCTAAGGTGCTGGAGATCTTCGACCGGGACACCGCCGAGCTCACCGCCCTGTCGGCACGGCTGTTCGCCTCCGCCGAGGCCCGCGAGGGGATGACAGCCTTCCTCGAACGACGGGACCCGGCATGGAAGTTGTGA
- a CDS encoding lipoprotein, producing the protein MLVGAGNRRHGLVHVTLLVAAMTAMTTLAGCAEAPGDAAKANGPASASAPATADGTTARSGGSIGAAGSACELPVTFDTAEDWTAEAVRTPLRQGPVTLACEVDAKPAGHIGYLRAWTAAPGAGADARTVLEAFLAAEEGVSKARYSTFEVGTLTGAEVEYAYQSEFDDAPKTERALAVTTPRGPVVVHLGGLDTEEHEAMLPAYELAKRTLKA; encoded by the coding sequence ATGCTGGTCGGGGCGGGAAACAGACGGCACGGGCTGGTCCACGTGACGCTGCTGGTGGCGGCGATGACGGCCATGACGACACTGGCGGGCTGTGCGGAGGCGCCGGGCGACGCCGCGAAGGCGAACGGGCCCGCGAGCGCGAGTGCCCCGGCCACGGCGGACGGGACCACCGCCAGGAGCGGCGGCAGTATCGGAGCCGCCGGCTCGGCCTGCGAACTCCCCGTCACCTTCGACACGGCCGAGGACTGGACGGCGGAAGCGGTGCGCACACCGCTGCGCCAGGGCCCCGTCACCCTCGCGTGCGAGGTGGACGCCAAGCCCGCCGGCCACATCGGCTACCTGCGCGCCTGGACAGCCGCCCCGGGCGCCGGCGCCGACGCACGCACCGTCCTGGAGGCCTTCCTGGCCGCCGAAGAGGGCGTGAGCAAGGCGCGGTACAGCACGTTCGAGGTGGGCACCCTCACGGGCGCCGAGGTGGAGTACGCGTACCAGAGCGAGTTCGACGACGCCCCGAAGACGGAGCGCGCCCTCGCGGTCACGACCCCGCGGGGTCCGGTCGTCGTACACCTCGGAGGGCTGGACACCGAGGAACACGAGGCGATGCTCCCGGCGTACGAACTCGCCAAGCGCACCCTGAAGGCATGA
- a CDS encoding citrate synthase 2 has protein sequence MSDFVPGLEGVVAFETEIAEPDKEGGALRYRGVDIEDLVGHVSFGNVWGLLVDGAFNPGLPPAEPFPIPVHSGDIRVDVQSALAMLAPVWGLRPLLDIDEQTARDDLARAAVMALSYVAQSARGQGNAMVPQREIDKAQSVVERFMIRWRGEPDPKHVAAVDAYWTSAAEHGMNASTFTARVIASTGADVAAALSGAVGAMSGPLHGGAPSRVLGMIEEIERTGDAEAYVKQALDKGERLMGFGHRVYRAEDPRARVLRRTARDLGAPRFEIAEALEKAALAELHARRPDRVLATNVEFWAAIVLDFAEVPAHMFTSMFTCARTAGWSAHILEQKRTGRLVRPSARYIGPGTRDPREIEGYEGIAH, from the coding sequence ATGTCCGACTTCGTACCCGGACTTGAGGGAGTAGTCGCTTTCGAGACGGAGATCGCCGAACCGGACAAGGAGGGCGGCGCACTCCGGTACCGGGGCGTCGACATCGAGGACCTGGTCGGCCACGTCTCCTTCGGCAACGTCTGGGGCCTGCTCGTCGACGGCGCCTTCAACCCCGGCCTGCCGCCCGCCGAGCCGTTCCCGATCCCGGTCCACTCCGGCGACATCCGGGTGGACGTCCAGTCGGCGCTGGCGATGCTCGCCCCCGTCTGGGGCCTGCGCCCGCTCCTCGACATCGACGAGCAGACGGCCCGCGACGACCTGGCCCGCGCCGCCGTCATGGCCCTGTCGTACGTCGCCCAGTCGGCGCGCGGCCAGGGCAACGCCATGGTCCCGCAGCGCGAGATCGACAAGGCGCAGTCCGTCGTCGAACGGTTCATGATCCGCTGGCGCGGCGAACCGGACCCGAAGCACGTGGCCGCGGTGGACGCCTACTGGACGAGCGCGGCCGAGCACGGCATGAACGCGTCCACCTTCACGGCGCGCGTGATCGCGTCCACGGGCGCGGACGTGGCGGCGGCCCTCTCCGGCGCCGTGGGAGCGATGAGCGGCCCCCTGCACGGAGGCGCCCCCTCCCGCGTCCTCGGCATGATCGAGGAGATCGAACGCACGGGCGACGCGGAAGCGTACGTGAAACAGGCCCTGGACAAGGGCGAGCGCCTGATGGGCTTCGGCCACCGCGTCTACCGGGCCGAGGACCCACGCGCGCGCGTGCTGCGCCGCACGGCCCGAGACCTGGGCGCCCCGCGCTTCGAGATCGCCGAGGCCCTGGAGAAGGCCGCGCTGGCGGAGCTGCACGCCCGCCGCCCGGACCGGGTCCTGGCGACGAACGTCGAGTTCTGGGCGGCGATCGTCCTGGACTTCGCCGAGGTCCCGGCCCACATGTTCACGTCCATGTTCACGTGCGCCCGCACGGCCGGCTGGTCCGCCCACATCCTGGAACAGAAGCGCACCGGCAGGCTCGTACGCCCGTCGGCCCGCTACATCGGCCCCGGTACCCGGGACCCGCGGGAGATCGAGGGGTACGAGGGCATCGCCCACTGA
- a CDS encoding GNAT family N-acetyltransferase has product MADWDIRPASASDVEAVAELRAVVMRADLERLGRYDEHRVRQRFRDGFGAAHTWVIEVGGEFAGCVALRPAEDAHWLEHFYLDPALQGTGIGSGVLRELLGRCDSEGILVRLDVLQGSPARRLYERHGFTVESEDPVDVFMVRTPAG; this is encoded by the coding sequence ATGGCGGACTGGGACATACGACCGGCGTCGGCGTCGGACGTCGAAGCGGTGGCGGAACTGCGGGCCGTGGTGATGCGGGCGGATCTGGAGCGGCTCGGGCGGTACGACGAGCACCGCGTCCGGCAGCGGTTCCGGGACGGGTTCGGGGCGGCGCACACCTGGGTGATCGAGGTCGGCGGCGAGTTCGCGGGCTGCGTGGCCCTGCGCCCGGCCGAGGACGCCCACTGGCTGGAGCACTTCTACCTCGACCCGGCCCTCCAGGGCACCGGCATCGGATCGGGCGTCCTGCGCGAACTGCTGGGGCGGTGCGACAGCGAGGGCATCCTCGTCCGGCTGGACGTACTCCAGGGCAGCCCGGCCCGACGGCTGTACGAGCGGCACGGGTTCACGGTGGAGAGCGAGGACCCGGTGGACGTGTTCATGGTGCGCACACCGGCCGGATGA
- the pdxH gene encoding pyridoxamine 5'-phosphate oxidase, with the protein MTDRHHAVPIDPATMRKQYRADGLAEGELADGPMEQFARWFRQAAEDAGLVEPNAMVVSTADAGGRPSSRTVLLKQYDEQGFVFFTNYGSRKGSDLAANPYVSLLFPWLPLARQVVVTGVARRTGRDETAAYFRTRPHGSQLGAWASAQSSVIRSRDELEASYAELAARYPEGEQVPVPPNWGGYRVAPETVEFWQGRENRLHDRLRYVAEADGTWRVERLSP; encoded by the coding sequence GTGACCGACCGCCATCACGCCGTTCCCATCGACCCCGCCACGATGCGCAAGCAGTACCGCGCCGACGGCCTCGCCGAGGGGGAGCTGGCCGACGGTCCCATGGAACAGTTCGCGCGCTGGTTCCGGCAGGCCGCCGAGGACGCCGGGCTCGTCGAACCCAACGCCATGGTCGTCTCCACGGCCGACGCCGGCGGGCGGCCCTCCTCCCGCACCGTGCTGCTGAAGCAGTACGACGAGCAGGGCTTCGTCTTCTTCACCAACTACGGCTCCCGCAAGGGGAGCGACCTGGCCGCCAATCCGTACGTCTCGCTGCTGTTCCCCTGGCTGCCGCTGGCCCGCCAGGTCGTCGTCACGGGTGTCGCCCGCCGTACGGGGCGCGACGAGACGGCCGCCTACTTCCGCACCCGGCCGCACGGCTCCCAGCTCGGCGCCTGGGCCAGCGCACAGTCCTCGGTGATCCGCTCCCGGGACGAACTCGAAGCCTCGTACGCCGAGTTGGCCGCCCGCTATCCGGAGGGCGAACAGGTGCCGGTGCCGCCGAACTGGGGCGGGTACCGGGTGGCGCCGGAGACGGTGGAGTTCTGGCAGGGGCGCGAGAACCGGCTGCACGACCGGCTGCGGTACGTGGCGGAGGCGGACGGGACCTGGCGCGTGGAGCGACTCAGTCCTTGA
- a CDS encoding acyl-CoA dehydrogenase family protein yields MSSAIESEEHKALRTAVSALGMRYGREYLATVTRENRHTTELWADAAKLGYLGANLPEAYGGGGGGIAELSIVLEELGAAGCPLLMLIVSPAICGTVIARFGTDTQKQDWLPGIADGTRTMAFGITEPDAGSNSHRITTTARRDPDTGDWLLTGRKVFISGVDIADAVLIVGRTEDSRTGRLKPCLFIVPRDAEGFSRRRIDMDIESPEKQFELTLDDVRLPAGALVGDEDAGLLQLFAGLNPERIMTAAFAIGIGRYALDVAVRYAKERTVWREPIGTHQAVAHPLAQAHIELELARLMMQRAAALYDAGDDVGAGEAANMAKYAAGEACVKAVDQAVHTLGGNGLTREFGLASLITVARVARIAPVSREMILNYVSHQTLGLPKSY; encoded by the coding sequence ATGTCCTCCGCGATCGAATCCGAAGAGCACAAAGCACTCCGCACCGCAGTCTCCGCCCTGGGCATGCGCTACGGCCGCGAATACCTGGCCACAGTCACCCGGGAAAACCGCCACACCACCGAACTCTGGGCGGACGCCGCCAAACTCGGCTACCTCGGCGCCAACCTCCCCGAGGCATACGGCGGCGGAGGCGGCGGCATAGCCGAACTCTCCATCGTCCTCGAAGAGTTGGGTGCCGCAGGCTGCCCCCTCCTCATGCTGATCGTCTCCCCGGCGATCTGCGGCACCGTCATCGCCCGCTTCGGCACGGACACCCAGAAACAGGACTGGCTCCCCGGAATCGCCGACGGCACCCGCACCATGGCCTTCGGCATCACCGAACCCGACGCCGGCTCCAACAGCCACCGCATCACCACCACCGCCCGCCGCGACCCGGACACCGGCGACTGGCTCCTGACCGGCCGCAAGGTCTTCATCTCGGGCGTCGACATCGCGGACGCGGTCCTCATCGTCGGCCGTACGGAGGACTCCCGTACGGGACGGCTGAAGCCCTGCCTGTTCATCGTCCCGCGCGACGCCGAAGGCTTCTCGCGGCGCCGGATCGACATGGACATCGAGTCCCCGGAGAAGCAGTTCGAGCTGACCCTCGACGACGTACGGCTGCCCGCCGGCGCGCTCGTCGGCGACGAGGACGCCGGACTGCTCCAGCTCTTCGCCGGGCTCAACCCGGAACGCATCATGACGGCCGCGTTCGCCATCGGCATCGGGCGGTACGCGCTCGACGTCGCCGTCCGGTACGCCAAGGAGCGCACCGTCTGGAGGGAGCCCATCGGCACCCACCAGGCCGTCGCGCACCCGCTCGCCCAGGCGCACATCGAGCTCGAACTCGCCCGCCTGATGATGCAGCGGGCCGCCGCGCTGTACGACGCCGGTGACGACGTCGGCGCGGGCGAGGCGGCCAACATGGCCAAGTACGCGGCCGGGGAGGCCTGTGTGAAGGCCGTCGACCAGGCCGTGCACACCCTCGGCGGCAACGGCCTCACACGGGAGTTCGGGCTCGCCTCGCTGATAACGGTCGCCAGGGTGGCTCGTATTGCCCCGGTGAGCCGCGAGATGATTCTCAACTACGTCTCCCACCAGACCCTGGGCCTGCCCAAGTCGTACTGA
- a CDS encoding TetR/AcrR family transcriptional regulator, with the protein MEVVTRGARNEPEREPRREPKQDRSRATRRRLLEAAVSCLAEHGWAGSTVSVVAERAGVSRGAAQHHFPTREDLFTAAVEYVAEERSTALRALFPEGAADRRVVIAALVDLYTGPLFRAALHLWVAASNEEQLRPRVTELEARVGREAHRIAVDLLGADESRPGVRETVQGLLDMSRGLGLANLLTDDGGRRDRVVAQWATLLDESLDRPPAP; encoded by the coding sequence ATGGAAGTTGTGACACGCGGAGCGAGAAACGAACCGGAACGGGAACCCAGGCGGGAACCCAAACAGGACCGCAGCCGTGCCACCCGCCGGCGCCTCCTGGAGGCCGCCGTGTCCTGCCTCGCCGAACACGGCTGGGCCGGTTCCACGGTCTCCGTCGTCGCGGAACGCGCCGGCGTCTCCCGGGGCGCCGCCCAGCACCACTTCCCGACCCGCGAGGACCTGTTCACGGCCGCCGTCGAGTACGTCGCCGAGGAACGCTCGACCGCCCTGCGCGCCCTCTTCCCCGAGGGCGCCGCCGACCGCCGTGTGGTGATCGCGGCCCTGGTCGACCTCTACACCGGCCCCCTCTTCCGGGCCGCCCTCCACCTCTGGGTGGCCGCCTCGAACGAGGAGCAACTGCGCCCGCGCGTCACCGAACTGGAGGCCCGTGTGGGCCGCGAGGCGCACCGCATCGCGGTGGACCTGCTGGGCGCCGACGAGTCCCGCCCAGGCGTACGGGAGACCGTCCAGGGCCTGCTGGACATGTCCCGGGGCCTGGGTCTGGCGAACCTGCTCACGGACGACGGCGGACGCCGGGACCGGGTGGTGGCCCAGTGGGCGACCCTGCTGGACGAGTCCCTGGACCGCCCACCGGCACCGTGA
- a CDS encoding 1,4-beta-glucanase — translation MHASDLSRRSVLAGTAAGAATAAIVGLPSLQGRSQAMESMVGTATAASPYDWRNVVVGGTGFVTGVVFHPAVKGLAYARTDMGGAYRWDDGAARWIPLLDWLSQDDANLLGVESLAIDPARPDRLYLALGSYTQSWAGNGAFLRSDDRGATWTRTDLKVKLGSNEDGRGTGERLLLDPRNSDTLWLGTRHDGLLKSTDRGATWTAAPGFPPGPSASGQGVTLLVAAGRTLYAGWGDGDGTSAAVTLYSTTDGTKWVPVPGQPAGPAARMPMRAAYDSRAKELYVTYANAPGPNGQSDGSVRKLATTTGTWTDVTPVKPGGSDGFGYGGAAVDPQRTGTVVVTTNNRWSAGDTLFRTTDGGRTWTSLKDTATIDVSETPFLKWGKDAPTFGWWIQMVAVDPFDSQHIVYGTGATLYGTRDLKKWAPQIRGLEETSVLFLVSPPTGQAHLLSGSRDIGTLYHDRLTASPAGGLATNPLFTTATGLAQAAKKPSYVVRAGTGDNGNGAFSNDGGQTWTPFGSQPAIAEEAPGPIATTADGDVLVWSFVHWDGSKHPAQRSADNGATWSEVPSFPVGATPVADPADPAVLYAYDTGTGKLFASTDKGLTFTARATGLPSGDAGFQLAAAPGRSGDLWLSTKGSGLFRSTDGGRSFAKVASCEASYTLGFGAAAEGASYLSVYQVATVKGVTGVHRSDDAGKTWRRINDDQHQWGWIGQAITGDPRIPGMVYLATNGRGIQFGQSA, via the coding sequence ATGCATGCGTCCGATCTGAGCCGGCGTTCCGTTCTCGCCGGGACCGCCGCCGGCGCCGCGACCGCCGCGATCGTCGGCCTCCCGTCCCTCCAGGGCCGTTCCCAGGCCATGGAGTCCATGGTCGGGACCGCGACCGCCGCGTCCCCCTACGACTGGCGCAACGTGGTCGTCGGCGGCACCGGGTTCGTCACCGGAGTGGTGTTCCACCCCGCCGTGAAGGGTCTCGCCTACGCCCGTACCGACATGGGCGGCGCCTACCGCTGGGACGACGGCGCGGCCCGCTGGATCCCGCTGCTGGACTGGCTCAGCCAGGACGACGCGAACCTCCTCGGCGTCGAGTCCCTGGCCATCGACCCCGCCCGGCCGGACCGCCTCTACCTCGCCCTCGGCAGCTACACCCAGTCGTGGGCCGGCAACGGCGCGTTCCTGCGCTCCGACGACCGCGGGGCCACCTGGACCCGTACCGACCTCAAGGTGAAGCTCGGCTCCAACGAGGACGGCCGGGGCACGGGCGAGCGTCTCCTCCTGGACCCGCGCAACAGTGACACCCTGTGGCTCGGCACCCGGCACGACGGCCTCCTCAAGTCGACGGACCGGGGCGCCACCTGGACCGCCGCGCCGGGCTTCCCGCCCGGTCCCAGCGCCTCCGGCCAGGGCGTCACGCTCCTCGTCGCCGCCGGGCGCACCCTGTACGCCGGCTGGGGCGACGGCGACGGCACCTCGGCCGCGGTCACCCTGTACAGCACCACCGACGGCACCAAGTGGGTGCCCGTCCCGGGGCAGCCGGCCGGGCCCGCGGCCAGGATGCCGATGCGGGCCGCGTACGACAGCCGCGCCAAGGAGCTGTACGTGACGTACGCCAACGCCCCCGGCCCCAACGGCCAGTCCGACGGCAGCGTGCGCAAACTGGCCACCACCACCGGCACGTGGACCGACGTCACCCCGGTGAAGCCCGGCGGCTCCGACGGCTTCGGGTACGGCGGGGCCGCCGTCGACCCCCAGCGCACCGGCACCGTCGTCGTCACCACCAACAACCGCTGGTCGGCGGGCGACACCCTGTTCCGCACCACCGACGGGGGCCGGACCTGGACCTCCCTCAAGGACACGGCGACCATCGACGTGTCGGAGACGCCCTTCCTCAAGTGGGGCAAGGACGCGCCGACGTTCGGCTGGTGGATCCAGATGGTCGCCGTCGACCCGTTCGACTCCCAGCACATCGTCTACGGCACCGGCGCCACCCTCTACGGCACCCGCGACCTGAAGAAGTGGGCCCCGCAGATCCGTGGCCTGGAGGAGACCTCGGTGCTCTTCCTGGTCTCGCCCCCGACCGGCCAGGCACACCTGCTCAGCGGCTCACGGGACATCGGCACGCTCTACCACGACCGGCTCACGGCGTCGCCGGCCGGCGGTCTGGCGACCAACCCCCTCTTCACCACGGCGACGGGCCTCGCGCAGGCCGCGAAGAAGCCGTCCTACGTGGTCCGCGCGGGCACGGGTGACAACGGCAACGGCGCCTTCTCGAACGACGGCGGGCAGACCTGGACGCCCTTCGGGTCCCAGCCCGCCATCGCCGAGGAGGCACCGGGGCCGATCGCCACCACCGCCGACGGCGATGTGCTGGTGTGGTCCTTCGTGCACTGGGACGGCTCGAAGCACCCGGCCCAGCGCTCCGCGGACAACGGCGCCACCTGGTCCGAGGTCCCCTCCTTCCCCGTCGGCGCCACTCCGGTGGCGGACCCGGCCGACCCCGCGGTCCTGTACGCGTACGACACGGGCACGGGAAAGCTGTTCGCCAGCACCGACAAGGGTCTGACGTTCACGGCCCGGGCCACCGGGCTCCCCTCCGGCGACGCCGGGTTCCAGTTGGCGGCGGCACCGGGACGCTCCGGGGACCTGTGGCTCAGTACCAAGGGCAGCGGGCTGTTCCGGTCCACCGACGGCGGCAGGTCCTTCGCGAAGGTCGCGAGCTGCGAGGCCTCGTACACGCTCGGCTTCGGCGCGGCGGCCGAGGGCGCCTCCTACCTCTCGGTCTACCAGGTCGCCACCGTGAAGGGCGTCACCGGCGTCCACCGCTCCGACGACGCCGGGAAGACCTGGCGGCGCATCAACGACGACCAGCACCAGTGGGGCTGGATCGGCCAGGCCATCACCGGGGACCCCCGCATTCCCGGCATGGTGTACCTGGCCACCAACGGCCGGGGCATCCAGTTCGGGCAGTCCGCCTGA
- a CDS encoding 4-coumarate--CoA ligase family protein → MFRSEYADVEPVELPIHEAVLGRAAEFGDAPALVDGVDGTTLTYDQLDRFHRRIAAGLAEAGVRKGDVLALHSPNTIAFPTAFYAATRAGATVTTVHPLATAEEFAKQLRDSGADWIVTVSPLLEAAREAAERAGGVREIFVCDSAPGHRSLIDMLASTAPEPEIDIDPGEDVAALPYSSGTTGIPKGVMLTHRSIATNLEQLAQCVSVAPGDRILAVLPFFHIYGLTALMNMPLKQGAAVVVLPRFDLDTFLAAIEKYRITGLFVAPPIVLALAKHPAVANHDLSSLEYIISSAAPLDAALAAACSERLGLPPVGQAYGMTELSPGTHIVPLDDMRAAPPGTVGRLLPNTEMRILSLDDPDQDADDGAAGEIAIRGPQVMKGYLENPEATAAMIDADGWLHTGDVGRVDADGWLFVVDRVKELIKYKGFQVAPAELEALLLTHPGIADAAVIGVYNEDHNEVPHAYVVRQPSATGLSEGEVMMHVAERVAPYKRVRHVTFIDGVPRAASGKILRRRLREKS, encoded by the coding sequence ATGTTCCGCAGCGAGTACGCAGACGTCGAACCCGTCGAACTCCCCATCCACGAGGCGGTGCTGGGCCGGGCCGCCGAGTTCGGCGACGCGCCCGCCCTCGTCGACGGCGTCGACGGCACCACCCTCACGTACGACCAACTGGACCGTTTCCACCGGCGGATAGCCGCCGGACTCGCCGAGGCGGGCGTCCGCAAGGGTGACGTCCTCGCCCTGCACAGCCCGAACACGATCGCCTTCCCGACCGCCTTCTACGCCGCCACGCGCGCGGGTGCCACCGTCACGACCGTGCATCCGCTGGCCACCGCCGAGGAGTTCGCCAAGCAGCTGCGCGACTCGGGCGCCGACTGGATCGTCACCGTCTCCCCGCTTCTGGAGGCGGCCCGCGAGGCGGCCGAACGGGCGGGCGGCGTACGGGAGATCTTCGTCTGCGACAGCGCGCCCGGGCACCGCTCGCTCATCGACATGCTCGCCTCGACAGCGCCCGAACCGGAGATCGACATCGACCCGGGAGAGGACGTGGCGGCCCTGCCGTACTCCTCCGGGACGACCGGCATCCCCAAGGGCGTCATGCTCACGCACCGGTCCATCGCCACGAACCTCGAACAGCTCGCGCAGTGCGTGTCCGTGGCCCCCGGCGACCGCATTCTGGCCGTACTGCCGTTCTTTCACATCTACGGGCTGACCGCCCTCATGAACATGCCCCTCAAGCAGGGCGCCGCCGTCGTCGTCCTGCCGCGCTTCGACCTCGACACGTTCCTCGCCGCCATCGAGAAGTACCGCATCACCGGCCTGTTCGTGGCCCCGCCGATCGTCCTCGCCCTCGCCAAGCACCCGGCGGTCGCGAACCACGACCTGTCGTCCCTGGAATACATCATCAGCTCCGCCGCTCCCCTGGACGCGGCGCTCGCCGCCGCCTGCTCGGAGCGGCTCGGCCTGCCGCCGGTCGGCCAGGCGTACGGCATGACGGAACTGTCCCCGGGCACCCACATCGTCCCCCTGGACGACATGCGCGCCGCCCCTCCCGGGACGGTCGGCAGGCTCCTCCCGAACACCGAGATGCGGATCCTCTCCCTCGACGACCCCGACCAGGACGCCGACGACGGCGCGGCCGGTGAGATCGCCATCCGCGGCCCCCAGGTGATGAAGGGCTACCTGGAGAACCCCGAGGCCACGGCAGCGATGATCGACGCCGACGGCTGGCTGCACACCGGGGACGTGGGCCGTGTCGACGCCGACGGATGGCTGTTCGTCGTGGACCGCGTGAAGGAACTCATCAAGTACAAGGGCTTCCAGGTGGCCCCCGCCGAACTCGAAGCCCTGCTCCTCACGCACCCCGGGATCGCCGACGCGGCGGTCATCGGCGTCTACAACGAGGACCACAACGAGGTCCCGCACGCCTACGTGGTCCGCCAGCCGTCCGCCACCGGCCTCTCCGAAGGAGAGGTCATGATGCACGTCGCCGAGCGCGTCGCCCCGTACAAGCGTGTCCGGCACGTCACCTTCATCGACGGCGTACCGAGGGCGGCCTCGGGCAAGATCCTGCGCCGCCGACTGAGGGAGAAGTCTTGA